The Mucilaginibacter sp. PAMB04168 genome contains the following window.
ACCGGAGCAAGAAAAACACACGCCAGGGATGGAGCAAACTTATTTTAGAGCAACCGGTTACCGCTGTAAAAAGCCCGGCTATGGTTACAAAATAACCTTTGTTAACACTTGCATAAATAACTGATAGTAAGAAGTCGACCTTTCTAACCACTAATACTCATAGGCCCCTATATCTGGTGCGGTAGCCTGATCTCTTATGCGGCCGTCAAAATCTGTTTTACTAAATATTATGGTATGGCCCTTATCAATAGCTATACTATTGCTTAGTAATTTAAAACTGGCCTTAAGTGAATTAGCCGGGTTTACAAACCCCGGATTTACACCGTTTATACAGGCAGGGCCTGTAATGCCCAGTTTTTCATATTTAGGATAGGTAATATTGTAATGTATATTATTTTGATAAGTCAAATTAGTATTAACATAATTTGAGTTGATCATAACGGTCGAATCTGACACCAGAATGTTGTTGATAATTTTATTATCGTTGCTTAATCCGGAAAGAATTTGACCGGCATTTAGCCCTTTGGTACGCGAGTTACAATAAGCCGTATTGTTGATAATATCAATATGATCGCTTTGAAAGGTATGTATGCCAGTACCGCCATTAAACCAGCTAATATTATTCTCAATAAGGGTACGCCCTTGGTAGTTACCTAATCTCGAGCCGTTTTGCTTGTTCCTGAAATCATCGATGATAATGCCGTTTCCATCGCTAATCTGACAGTTTTTCATCCACGGCACCAATGATTTATTGTTATAGCATTTATTACGCCTGATAATGTTATGATAGCCCCCTGCCCTGTCCGAATTCCAAAACTGGTAAAATGCAATGCCGCTGGTACCAAATACCGTATACCAGCTGGTGTTGTAAACAGTGTTACCTTCTACTATAATATAGTCGGCTTGTATAGCACCAATACCGCCACCCCCACAATCATGTACTGTGTTATTGGAGATAATAATATGGTGCGAACGCTTATTTTTTTCGGGCTGAACTATAATGCCGTTACCATTGTAAAGCGGATCGAGCGTTCCTTTTTTATTTACGCAACCCTGTGGTTGCGCTAGTGCTTTTGCCAATTTTACGTTGGCATTGTCTCCCACCACTTCAAATCCATTTATACGAACATAGCTAGCACCCTTTTTTACAGATATACCCGCCCAACCATCAAACTTAATTACAGGGTGGTGTCCCGGAAAATTAGTGAACACAACATACTTATTCCTTTTGCCGCCTTTTGTTATAGAGAGCACATCACAAACGTCACAATCATTGCTATACACACCGTTCATTACAAAAACAGTATCGCCAGCTTTGGTTAGCGTGGCGGCATTTTGCAAGTGCTTTTTTGCTTTTGCCGGACTCTGCCCGTTAAAGCTGTCGTTACCAGTACGGCTGCTTACATAATAATTTTTTCCGGCAACAGGCAGCCACAGGATCAGGAAACAAAAAGCGTATAAAAATTTCATGTAAGGAGTATTACTTAATAGACAAATTTCAGAACAGCGCGAAATTAAATGAAAGACCTGGCCAATTTTTTATTGCAACTCGATTCGCAAAGTCGGATTTTATATTTAGGTTTGCTGCCGCAAATTGCCGCTTTAATTAACCATAATATATTATATATGTATTATGAGTTAATAATATCATCCCACAATAAATTATAACCGCCCTTTAAAAAACTATAGCTGATACCAAAAGCCTTGGGTTTACCATTAACATCTGCTTTGGCATAAATGTTGAATGCTTGTGCTTAAATTGTTGCATTTAAACTATTAGTAAATAAAACTTGCATTGAATTTTAAACAATTTGAAGTATAAGTTATACACTAATTCATGGAAACAAGGAGTTTTTACATTCTGAGATATGCACTCGCTTTTAGCGACATGCTGCTGGTCAATTTATGTTTTTATGCTGCTTCCAATTTATCAAATACTTATGATTCAACTTTTACACTTGACTACCGCTATGATTTAATCATAAGCAACTTATTATGGATACTATGTACATCTATATATGGTTTATACTTCGATAAAACCATTCATAAATTAGAAAGCGTGTACAAAACCACCTCGCAAAGTATTATACTGCACCTCGTACTGTTTCTAACGTTTCTTTTCTTTTGTGAGCAAACTCATTTTCCGCGGCGATTCTTAATTTATTTTTATGCGGTAATGGTGATGGGATTTTTGCTCAGCCGTTTTATCGGAACACTGATAATGAGTCTTTACAGCAAGAATTTACACATGGGTAAAGCGGTGGCTGTGTTGGGTATGAATGAGTGTGGCCTAAAATTGGCGTCCTATTTGATCAAACAAAACAGTTTAAATTTTGTAGGTATCCTGGATAAGGACAGGGCAAACGCTCACAGCAATGAGGATGTTGACCTGTCGGATGCTGTACAATATATACGTAACGCGGCATTAAATGGAGTGGAGGAAGTTTATATATCTGTTAAGCCAGATAAGATAGACAACCTAAGCTACCTGCTTAAAGTAGGCGAACAAAATTGCATACGCCTGAAATTTGTACCTGATTTGAGCGGATTAGAATCAAAATTTAAATTTAACCGCATGGGAGACTTCGCAGTGTTATGTGCACGCCGTGAGCCTTTGGAAGATATAACAAACAGGTTTAAAAAACGTGTATTTGACATTGCTGTTAGCCTTGGGGTGATCGTTTTCATTTTCAGTTGGCTATACCCGCTTCTGGCCGTACTTATTAAATTACAAAGCCGCGGCCCGGTGTTTTTTGCCCAGTTACGCACAGGCCGTAACAACAGGCCATTTTGGTGCTACAAGTTTAGAAGCATGCGCATGAATAGGGACAGTGATAAACGGCAGGCCAGTGTAAACGATGACCGCATAACGCCAATTGGCCGGTTTATCCGAAAGACGAGTCTTGACGAGTTTCCGCAGTTTTTTAATGTTTTGCTGGGTTATATGAGTATTGTTGGCCCACGGCCGCACATGCTTTCGCATACCGAGCAGTACAGTAAAATAATTGATAAGTACATGGTGCGCCAATTTCTAAAACCAGGTATTACCGGATGGGCACAAATAAACGGCTATCGCGGTGAAACCCGTGAGAGTTACCTGATGGAAAAACGAGTGGAGCACGACATCTGGTATATGGAACACTGGTCGGTTATGCTCGATCTTAAAATTGTGTTCCTGACGATAATTAATATGATAAGGGGCGAAAAGAACGCTTATTAAAGTTAAATTTTAAATCTACTATATAATACAAGTACCATTATGAAAACAAACGTTACCATTAAATCTTCTAACTTCTTTCAGCTGCTTGTTGCAGTAGCTGTACTGTTCCTAAGCTCATGTGCATCATACCAAAAAGTACCATACTTTCAGGACTTGAGCCGTAGCCAAATTACCAGTACCGAAATCAACAATTTATCTTTCCCAACCATTCAGGCTAAAGACCAAATCTCAATCAGCGTAACGAGTTTAAATCAGGACGCTGCCAATGTATTCTCTAACAACGTACAAAATGCAGGCACTACAACCGAAAGCCCTGTTTATGGCTATGTGGTTGATCAGAACGGCGAAGTTAAGCTGCCATTAGTAGGTGTAACTAAAGTGTCCGGAATGACTACTCAGCAAGTAGCTACCATGCTAGAGCAGCGCCTGGCTACTTACTTAACAACACCAACAGTATCTGTTAGGTTGGTAAATTTTAAAGTTGCCGTATTAGGCGATGTATTACGCCCGAATGTATATACCAGCCCAAGCGAAAGGTTAACCATTACTGAGGCATTAAGCTTAGCAGGCGATTTAAATATTACCGGTCACCGCGATGACGTAGTGCTGGTAAGAGAAGTTGATGGTAAAAGAGTTTACGTTCCTATCGACCTGACTTCTAAAAAATTGTTCGAGTCGCCATATTTCTACCTGAAGCCAAATGATTTGATTTATGTGCAACCGGGTAAACTTAAATTAGCCAACGCCGATAACGGTTACCAAAAAGCATCACTTATCATTTCGGCATTATCATTAATTGCCATTGCTATATCCCTATTTCATAACAACTAAGCCTTAACCGGTTACTATACAATTAAGTGTTAAAATGGACAATAAAAGTCATTTTACAGATCTCAGGTCTGTTTTAAAAAGATACCTCTACCACTGGCCCCTATTTTTACTGGGGCTTATATTAGCCGCTGCCGGAGCCTATACTTATCTGCAAACTGCAAACCGGGTTTACGAAGTTAGCGCAACCATTTTGGTTAAAGACGAAAAAAAGTCGCCCGAAGAGAAATCTATGGTACCAGAACTGGATCAATCGGCCTCTCCTAAAAATGCAGAGGCCGAAATTGAAATATTGCGTTCAAAAAACCTCATTAATCAGGTAGTGAACAGATTTCAGTTATGGACCACTTACAAGACCAAAAGAGGCTTAAAAACACTTGATTTGTATGAGTCAACCCCGGTAAAATTTGAGATGGTGCAGAAAGCAGGTATGCTTACTGCCCACTCTCTTGAAGTGCTTATAAAAGATAAAAATAGCTTTGAGATTGAAAACCTAAGCGGCCAAAAGCAAACAGTTGCTTTTAACACGCCTTACAAAAGCGAGTTTGGAAGCTGGAAACTTAAACCGACAGATTTTATTGACCAATATATTGGCTCAACCATCACTATTGAGGTTGATGATGAACAAGCGGTTACTAACAACTACGTTAAATCGCTTGATGCACATTTACTCGATAAAACGGCACCAACTATTGGCTTATTTGTGAGTGACGAAGTACCTCAACGCGGACGCGACTTTTTGAACGGCTTAATTACTGCATACAACGATGCGGCAATGGCGGAGCAAAAGCGTAAAACCAAATCTACTATCGACTTTATCGACAATCGTTTATCTTCACTTTCGGGAGAACTAAGCCATGCCGAAAAAAGCGTTCAGGGATACCGCAGCAGCCAGGGATTAACCGACATCAGCACCCAGGCTAAAACCTATCTCGAAAACACCCAGTCTAACGATTCGAAACTGAATGATGTAAACGTGCAACTTAATATTATAAACGGTATTGAGCAGTATGTAAATTCATCATCAGACAATCCACCATCAACCATGGGTATCTCCGACCCTACCCTGGTAAATTTGGTAAGCAAGCTTTCAGAGCTTCAACTAAAACGCAGTGCGTTGCTGGCCACCACGCCCGAGAGCAACCCTATGTTTAACCCAATCAACAAACAAATTACGCTAACCAAGCAATCAATTAAAGATGCTATTAGCGGTGTAAAATCATCGTTGCTAAATTCTAAACGTGAGTTACAATCAGTAAACAACAGAACACAATCTTCTATCCGCGACCTGCCTGTTCAGGAACGTCAGTTTGTGGATATGAAAAGGCAGCAGTCTATTAAAGAGAACTTGTATGTTTATCTATTACAAAAACGGGAAGAGCTGGCTTTAAGCTATGCCTCTACCTTTACCGATGCCCGCATAGTAGATAATGCTACCGTTGGTGATGTGAAATGGCCACGGCCGGCGCTTATATCTGCCATTGCATTACTGTGCGGCATAGGGTTGCCATTCCTGCTCATCTTCTTCCGCGATTCTTTTAATGATAAGGTTACCAGTCGCCGTGATATTGAGCGTGCTGTAGACGTACCTATTGCGGGTGAAGTTTCATATGATACCAGTGACAACAAAGTGATTGTTGTAAACAACAAGCACAGTTTGCTGGGCGAGCAATTCAGAACCTTACGCACCAATTTGTACTATTTACATCAAAACCGTAAGCTTAGTCCATCTGCCATTAAGCTAAACCTGCACAACGGCAGCTTGGAGAGCAGTTCATTACATGATGGCAATGATAACCATGCCCGTGTAACTCTCTTTACATCGAGCATTGCTAAAGAAGGCAAAAGCTTTGTGAGCACTAACACAGCCGTAGCATTAGCCGCCTTACGCAGAAAAACAGTTATTTTAGAAATGGACCTGCGTAAGCCTAAAATTCTAATGAATT
Protein-coding sequences here:
- a CDS encoding polysaccharide biosynthesis/export family protein, which encodes MKTNVTIKSSNFFQLLVAVAVLFLSSCASYQKVPYFQDLSRSQITSTEINNLSFPTIQAKDQISISVTSLNQDAANVFSNNVQNAGTTTESPVYGYVVDQNGEVKLPLVGVTKVSGMTTQQVATMLEQRLATYLTTPTVSVRLVNFKVAVLGDVLRPNVYTSPSERLTITEALSLAGDLNITGHRDDVVLVREVDGKRVYVPIDLTSKKLFESPYFYLKPNDLIYVQPGKLKLANADNGYQKASLIISALSLIAIAISLFHNN
- a CDS encoding polysaccharide biosynthesis tyrosine autokinase; translated protein: MDNKSHFTDLRSVLKRYLYHWPLFLLGLILAAAGAYTYLQTANRVYEVSATILVKDEKKSPEEKSMVPELDQSASPKNAEAEIEILRSKNLINQVVNRFQLWTTYKTKRGLKTLDLYESTPVKFEMVQKAGMLTAHSLEVLIKDKNSFEIENLSGQKQTVAFNTPYKSEFGSWKLKPTDFIDQYIGSTITIEVDDEQAVTNNYVKSLDAHLLDKTAPTIGLFVSDEVPQRGRDFLNGLITAYNDAAMAEQKRKTKSTIDFIDNRLSSLSGELSHAEKSVQGYRSSQGLTDISTQAKTYLENTQSNDSKLNDVNVQLNIINGIEQYVNSSSDNPPSTMGISDPTLVNLVSKLSELQLKRSALLATTPESNPMFNPINKQITLTKQSIKDAISGVKSSLLNSKRELQSVNNRTQSSIRDLPVQERQFVDMKRQQSIKENLYVYLLQKREELALSYASTFTDARIVDNATVGDVKWPRPALISAIALLCGIGLPFLLIFFRDSFNDKVTSRRDIERAVDVPIAGEVSYDTSDNKVIVVNNKHSLLGEQFRTLRTNLYYLHQNRKLSPSAIKLNLHNGSLESSSLHDGNDNHARVTLFTSSIAKEGKSFVSTNTAVALAALRRKTVILEMDLRKPKILMNFDLSPDHIGITDYLTHKANLDSIIRPSGIPYLDIIGSGEISSEPSELLESNKLAELIAELRERYDDVIIDSPPLHLVTDAMIISKLTDINLYVIRQGYTGKEELTFIKEVNDSEKIANLNLVFNGIRTNKYGYGYRYDNSYYSEPQKATFTGSFKRFMSRF
- a CDS encoding undecaprenyl-phosphate glucose phosphotransferase; this translates as METRSFYILRYALAFSDMLLVNLCFYAASNLSNTYDSTFTLDYRYDLIISNLLWILCTSIYGLYFDKTIHKLESVYKTTSQSIILHLVLFLTFLFFCEQTHFPRRFLIYFYAVMVMGFLLSRFIGTLIMSLYSKNLHMGKAVAVLGMNECGLKLASYLIKQNSLNFVGILDKDRANAHSNEDVDLSDAVQYIRNAALNGVEEVYISVKPDKIDNLSYLLKVGEQNCIRLKFVPDLSGLESKFKFNRMGDFAVLCARREPLEDITNRFKKRVFDIAVSLGVIVFIFSWLYPLLAVLIKLQSRGPVFFAQLRTGRNNRPFWCYKFRSMRMNRDSDKRQASVNDDRITPIGRFIRKTSLDEFPQFFNVLLGYMSIVGPRPHMLSHTEQYSKIIDKYMVRQFLKPGITGWAQINGYRGETRESYLMEKRVEHDIWYMEHWSVMLDLKIVFLTIINMIRGEKNAY
- a CDS encoding right-handed parallel beta-helix repeat-containing protein; the protein is MKFLYAFCFLILWLPVAGKNYYVSSRTGNDSFNGQSPAKAKKHLQNAATLTKAGDTVFVMNGVYSNDCDVCDVLSITKGGKRNKYVVFTNFPGHHPVIKFDGWAGISVKKGASYVRINGFEVVGDNANVKLAKALAQPQGCVNKKGTLDPLYNGNGIIVQPEKNKRSHHIIISNNTVHDCGGGGIGAIQADYIIVEGNTVYNTSWYTVFGTSGIAFYQFWNSDRAGGYHNIIRRNKCYNNKSLVPWMKNCQISDGNGIIIDDFRNKQNGSRLGNYQGRTLIENNISWFNGGTGIHTFQSDHIDIINNTAYCNSRTKGLNAGQILSGLSNDNKIINNILVSDSTVMINSNYVNTNLTYQNNIHYNITYPKYEKLGITGPACINGVNPGFVNPANSLKASFKLLSNSIAIDKGHTIIFSKTDFDGRIRDQATAPDIGAYEY